From a single Apium graveolens cultivar Ventura chromosome 2, ASM990537v1, whole genome shotgun sequence genomic region:
- the LOC141704125 gene encoding uncharacterized protein LOC141704125: MNAFLWGGGAHGKGLRWISWKNLCVPKDFGGLGLKELKTFNLAMIAKQGWRLLIEANSLVSAVMKARYYPESSIIHAELGNNPSYVWRGIYQALSVVKAGARRKIGDGKDTLVWNVPWLPDAQDGYVRTVRSDWMIDIKVNNLMSMDEKSWDIDVLTDVLCPRDVELIRTIPIPHVERQDSWYWMLDETACEMFTKIFENGSREQGIEIVMISWSIWNRRNRWVWDRINGSVHGVRYAASHLLRDWKETKLRIDQSKFLEIAGARVWSPPKAGWLKINIDAAVFIDGNIGVGAVIRDDQARFVAARGKRIAGAWKSREAEALGLKEALSWVIDRGYTHCIF; this comes from the exons ATGAATGCTTTTCTCTGGGGTGGTGGAGCTCATGGTAAGGGTTTACGATGGATTAGTTGGAAAAACTTATGTGTTCCCAAAGATTTTGGAGGTTTGGGATTGAAGGAGTTAAAAACTTTTAATCTGGCTATGATAGCAAAGCAAGGGTGGAGGTTACTTATTGAAGCGAACTCGTTGGTCAGTGCAGTTATGAAAGCGAGATATTATCCGGAGTCGTCAATCATTCATGCTGAGCTTGGTAATAACCCTAGTTATGTGTGGCGTGGGATTTATCAAGCTCTGAGTGTAGTTAAAGCAGGTGCTCGGCGAAAAATCGGGGATGGTAAGGATACATTGGTCTGGAATGTACCTTGGCTTCCGGATGCACAAGATGGCTATGTTCGCACGGTGAGGAGTGATTGGATGATTGATATAAAGGTTAATAATTTGATGTCCATGGATGAAAAGAGTTGGGATATTGATGTGTTAACTGATGTACTCTGTCCTCGAGATGTTGAGTTAATAAGAACTATCCCGATTCCTCATGTTGAAAGACAGGATTCATGGTACTGGATGTTAGATGAGACAG CTTGTGAGATGTTTACTAAGATATTTGAGAATGGGTCAAGGGAGCAGGGTATTGAGATTGTCATGATTTCCTGGAGCATTTGGAACCGGAGAAACAGATGGGTCTGGGACCGTATTAATGGGTCTGTTCATGGTGTCAGATACGCTGCAAGTCATCTTCTGCGGGATTGGAAAGAAACCAAGCTTCGGATTGATCAGAGTAAATTTTTGGAGATTGCAGGTGCTCGAGTCTGGTCGCCACCGAAGGCAGGATGGTTAAAGATTAACATTGACGCTGCTGTGTTCATTGATGGTAACATTGGTGTGGGTGCTGTTATTAGAGACGATCAAGCTCGGTTTGTTGCAGCTAGGGGTAAGAGAATTGCAGGTGCTTGGAAATCGCGAGAAGCGGAGGCACTTGGCTTGAAGGAGGCTTTGTCATGGGTCATTGATAGAGGCTATACACACTGCATTTTTTAA
- the LOC141708836 gene encoding jasmonate-induced oxygenase 2 — MEVATGEPVRVQTLSQLTKPSQIPSQYIQPPETRPDPHTSSTTTTSIPSISLTRDVTLLRREIGDACRDWGAFHITNHGVPVTLLNDIRNNGRSFFEDLGIDEKMRYSCDSSLPASEGYGSRMLVESNDTVLDWRDYFDHHTLPVSRRNPFKWPESPCNYREVVAEYSDYMCALAQKLLCLISESLGLPSSCIEEAVGEFYQNITVSYYPPCPQPELTLGLQSHSDMGSITLLIQDDVGGLQVLKDGEWVTVHPVSDAIVVILADQTEVITNGQYRSSIHRAITNANRARISVATFHDPAKTRTVSPVINPPRYKQVNYGDYVSSWYTKGPEGKRNIDALQI; from the exons ATGGAAGTCGCAACCGGCGAGCCAGTCCGAGTTCAAACCCTATCCCAACTCACCAAACCCTCACAAATCCCCTCTCAATACATCCAACCACCCGAGACCCGACCCGACCCACACACCTCATCCACCACCACCACTTCCATCCCCTCAATCTCCCTCACCCGTGACGTCACCCTCCTCCGCCGTGAAATCGGCGATGCCTGCAGAGACTGGGGCGCCTTTCATATCACTAATCACGGCGTGCCGGTAACATTATTAAATGATATAAGAAATAACGGTAGGTCATTTTTCGAAGATTTGGGGATTGATGAGAAGATGAGGTATTCGTGTGATTCTAGTTTGCCTGCTTCTGAGGGATATGGAAGTAGGATGCTTGTCGAGTCGAATGATACGGTTTTGGATTGGCGAGATTATTTTGATCATCATACTTTGCCGGTTTCCAGGAGGAATCCGTTTAAGTGGCCAGAATCTCCTTGTAATTATAG AGAAGTTGTGGCAGAGTATAGTGATTACATGTGTGCCCTAGCTCAGAagcttttgtgtttgatttctgAAAGTCTGGGATTGCCTTCCTCTTGCATTGAAGAGGCTGTTGGGGAATTTTACCAGAATATCACTGTGAGTTATTACCCGCCTTGCCCGCAGCCCGAGCTCACTCTTGGTCTGCAGTCCCATTCTGACATGGGTAGTATCACCCTGCTCATTCAAGATGATGTTGGAGGTCTTCAGGTCTTGAAGGATGGGGAATGGGTAACTGTACATCCTGtatctgatgccattgttgtaATATTGGCCGACCAAACTGAG GTTATAACCAATGGCCAATATAGGAGCTCCATACATCGTGCCATCACCAATGCCAACAGGGCACGAATTTCAGTTGCTACATTTCATGACCCTGCAAAGACGAGGACAGTCTCCCCAGTTATTAATCCTCCTCGATACAAACAAGTGAACTATGGTGATTATGTTTCATCGTGGTATACAAAGGGGCCAGAAGGAAAAAGAAATATTGATGCCCTACAAATTTAA
- the LOC141708839 gene encoding temperature-induced lipocalin-1-like, translating into MATKKGMEVVKGLDIKRYMGRWYEIASFPSRFQPKNGANTRATYTLREDGTVNVLNETWSDGKRGFIEGSAYKADNGSDEAKLKVKFWVPPFLPIFPVVGDYWVLHLDEEYQYALIGQPSRKYLWILCRQPHLDEGIYNQLVEKAIEQGYDVSKLHKTTHTDPPPESQVAPDDTKGIWWFKSLLGK; encoded by the exons ATGGCAACAAAGAAAGGGATGGAAGTAGTTAAAGGCCTCGACATAAAGAGATACATGGGGAGATGGTATGAAATAGCTTCATTTCCATCGAGATTTCAGCCTAAAAATGGTGCAAATACAAGGGCTACATATACATTAAGAGAAGATGGGACTGTGAATGTGTTGAATGAGACATGGAGTGATGGTAAAAGAGGGTTTATTGAAGGAAGTGCTTATAAGGCTGATAATGGTAGTGATGAGGCTAAGCTTAAAGTCAAGTTTTGGGTTCCTCCTTTCTTGCCTATCTTTCCTGTTGTTGGTGATTATTGGGTTTTGCATCTTGATGAGGAGTATCAGTATGCTCTTATTGGTCAGCCTTCAAGGAAGTATCTCTGG ATATTGTGCAGGCAACCACATTTAGATGAAGGGATATACAATCAGCTCGTGGAGAAGGCTATAGAACAAGGTTATGATGTGAGTAAGCTCCACAAGACGACGCACACTGATCCTCCACCGGAGAGTCAAGTAGCTCCAGATGATACCAAAGGAATTTGGTGGTTCAAGTCCCTTCTTGGTAAATAG
- the LOC141708837 gene encoding VAMP-like protein YKT61, protein MKITALLVLRCDQSGSDPVILANATDVSHFGYFQRSSVKEFIVFVGRTVASRTPPNQRQSVQHEEYKVHAYNRNGLCVLGFMDDHYPVRSAFSLLNQLIDEYQKNFGESWRTVQADSAQPWHYLNEALTKFQDPAEADKLLKIQRELDETKIILHKTIDSVLARGEKLDSLVEKSSDLSAASQMFYKQAKKTNQCCTIL, encoded by the exons ATGAAGATCACGGCGTTACTGGTACTTCGATGTGATCAGTCGGGTTCGGATCCGGTTATCTTAGCCAACGCAACGGACGTGAGCCACTTCGGTTACTTTCAACGGTCCAGCGTTAAGGAGTTTATTGTGTTCGTTGGTCGCACTGTGGCTAGTCGCACTCCTCCTAACCAACGCCAGTCTGTTCAGCACGAAG AGTACAAGGTGCATGCCTATAATAGAAATGGTCTATGTGTATTGGGATTCATGGATGACCATTACCCAGTCCGAAGTGCATTTTCTTTGCTCAATCAG CTAATAGATGAGTACCAGAAGAATTTTGGTGAATCCTGGCGAACTGTGCAAGCAGATAGCGCACAACCGTGGCACTACCTCAATGAAGCCTTGACCAAGTTTCAG GACCCTGCAGAGGCCGACAAGCTGCTAAAAATTCAGAGAGAACTGGATgaaacaaaaattatactt CACAAGACCATTGATAGTGTTCTTGCTCGAGGAGAGAAGCTGGATAGTTTAGTCGAGAAGAGCTCAGATCTCAGTGCAGCTTCTCAG ATGTTCTACAAGCAGGCCAAGAAAACCAATCAATGCTGTACAATATTGTAG